The Streptomyces hundungensis genome contains the following window.
CCCCAGGTGCCCAGGTGCTGGCGCGAGTCTTCAGGCGCGGTCCCAACCACCCCGGATCAGCGGATCATTGCTGCCCTCCATACCCGCCGGACTGGACGCAGGCCGGGGGAGCAGACGGCGTGCTGTCGACTGTCGGTTAAGGAGTTGTGCACTCCTGGCCAACGCCCCACTTGCCGGAGCTTGCAACGATGGCGACGGCCCGGGAGGCCGGCGGCATCGGCATACGACATCACGACCATCAGCTATGGCGTGAGTCGCTGACCAGGGGAGTTTCCTTGATTCGTTTCCAGAAGATCACTCTCAGCACTGCGGGCGCGGCTCTGGCCGCTGTCGGGCTGCTGGCCGGGGCCGGGACGGCCACCGCCGGTACCAGCGGTCAGCAGGTGAGCGTGTCCACCCGATGGTCCGACCAGATAAGAATCTGCGGTCGCAACCACGTCGGCGACGCGGCCTGCACCGGTTGGATCGCTACCCCCAACGCCTGGACTTCGCTGCCTGGTTGGTGGTGGCAGGGCGAGCTGACGATCCAGGGTTACCAGCAGGAGACCCAGGAATATCGCGTGGGCTACTGCGACGTTCCCCCTTCCCAGCCCTCGGACTGGACGCAGTGCAACCTCTACGGCACGCTCTGACCGCGTCGCTTGTCACTGGCGGGACAGCCGATCTGCTGCCCCGTGGGCACCGCCCAGATCGGGTCGCGCGCGATGCCTGGTGGTCGGACAGGCCCTCGATCCGGGGATATTTCTGTGTGCGCCATTGAAAGTTCGGGTCGAGACTTCGGGTCGAGCAATTTCCATCACTCATGGAGCGTTCTGAAATGAAGTTCGCACGTACGATAACGACCGCTGCGGCGGCCCTCTGCCTGTCGGTAGGTGTAGCAGGTAGCGCCTATGCGCAGGACGACGATGTCTACTGGGCGATGAGCGGCAACGAATGTCTCGCTCATGATGTCACCGACCGAGTGCTAACCATGCGATCACCCTGCCACTACGACTACGCACTCAGTCGACCAGGGCAGGGAGGCTGGCAAGTCACGTGGCATGAGGACAACAGCAACCTAGAGGCATCTGACGGCAAGTCCTGGGCGATGAAGACGATCGGCGACGGCGGTAAGTGCCTGACCGCTTATTGGCAGGGTCAGGTCTATCTCGAGCCCTGCGCGAACCCGGTCAACTGGTATGAGCAGTGGTATGAGGACTGGAACAACGGTTACTTCCACCTCAGGAACCGTGAGACCGGTCAGTGCATAGCCCGCAGCAACTTTAGTGATCAGGACGTCACAACAGCGGGATGCGACTGGGGTGACGACAGGCAGAACATGTGGTGATGAAGGTGATGAACGCACGCGCGACAAGGCGGGAGTAGATCACCGCCGTCCGTGCCCGGTGGCTGGGGCCTCGGCTGGTTTGGCGTTTGCCGTCCCCCCAGCGTGGCTTTGGTGACCTGGTCCAACTGCTGACCCACCAGCGGACCCGGCCTCGTAGCGCCCGACGACATCAGGGCTCGCGTAGGTCCAGGACGGCGTGCGGCAGGTCGTGCCGCAGATGCCGGCGATCGAGTAGTGCTGCTACGGAGTCCTGTCCGCCGTGCCCTCTCTGGTGGCACTCTGGTAACCGGACAGCACGCGCCCGTGCGTATGAGCAACGGAGAGATATGAGTGACGACCGTGTGCTGCGGTGTCGGTGTCGCCATCTCTGGACAGTTCACCTGGACGGTCACTGCGACAGCGAGGAGGGCCATGGGCCTTGCAGCTGCCGGGGCTTCTATCCCCAAGACTGGCGGCCCAACACTACCGACACCTGTCGTGCGTGCAGCCGCCACAAGTCGCAACATTCCGGGGTGAGTTGCAAAGCAAGCATCGGTCAAGACACGGTGACTGACCGCCACTTCGGGATCGAAGGCGATACTTGGGCCACGAAGAGGCCGGTCGAGATCACCTGTACCTGTCAGAGGTTCAGCTCAGCCAGGAGAACCTGCTCGTTGTGCCTCCGGCTCTGTTTCTGGGGGCTGTGGCATGTTCTTCATCTGGGCCAGTTCCCGGACCGTACGCCCCTTCGTGAGCTCACGCAGGAAGAGTGCCAGTGCGTTCGCCTCGGCCGTCTCGCCTCTCGGATCCCCTTGCAGACGTCCCGCCCTGCCCATCGTCGCACCACCTCCGCATCCACGGGCGCGCTCGCACTCTCCCCGGCGCGCTCCCATCAGACCGATGCCTCAGCAGATCAGGTGGCGTCGCGGTCTGCGAGCGATTGTCGGACAAAGGGGAGAGGCGGGGTGACTCATTCAAGGGCAGGGCGCGCAGGGGACGGACGGCATACGCGCGGCTCCCCTGCCACCGTCGCAGGGGAGCCGCTACCACCGGGAAACCCGTCAGGATTTCACCTGACCGATCGGATACGTACCGCGCGTCTTGCGCGATCGGTATTCGCCCTCAGTCACAGATCGTCGACGCGCGAATGGCATCGACAATCGCCACGGTGGAACTCGCAGAGTTCTTCATGATGGCGTAGACCTTGCCGCAACCTCCCCGTGCCCGGTACACCGGACCCGCGTACTGCGTGAAATACCCCGAACCCTCGGCACATCCATCGGCAATCCAGTTGGAGCACACCTTGAGTTTCATCCACATTCTCGTACCGGTGTTGTTGTCGAGAATGGCGCAGGTCGGCTCGTCGTTCAGATCGCCGTCCGTCGGTATGCGGTAGGTGAACAACGTCGCCAGCCGCTGCTCGTTGGTGGGAAGTCGCTGAGCGTTGTCGAGTACGTACCCCGCACCGCACACGACGGCCGCGGCGCGCACCTCTTGGGCATGGGTGGCGGCCAGCGCCCGGGTTTCCGCGTTGGCTCCGGCCGTGACGTCGGCGCCACGCAGGGGCGGACCGGCTTCGGGCCTGCGGCGCGGCCACACCCAGTGCGGCGATGCTCGCCAGCACGACCAGGTACCGCTGGGCCCTGCGCCTGAGCGGGCCCTTGAGCGATCCGGCGGCCGTACGGGCATGGTTCGGTGGGGAAGCGGGAGTCGGACGACGGGACATGGATCCTCCGATGGGGCTGGACAGAACGACGTGGGAGCCGTTCCACCGTGCGGAGGCGCTGATTGACCGTCAACTCGCGCGCGCCTCTTCCCAGGTGGGGCGCGGACAATGCCGTTGTCCGCGGACAAAGGGCCGGGCCCGTTGTCCGCGGACCACGGGCCCGGCAGAGGTGGTGCCCTACTGGTGGAGCCGTGGCTTCAGCCGGTGCCGAAGGCGTCCAGGAGGGCGAAAAGGCCGGACGGATCGTGCTGCTCCGTCAATTCCAGCGCTGGTAGTTTCCGTTGTTGGCGGGCAGGGCGTAAACGTCGCCGTTGCTGTTGGTATCGAGGTAGCGACCGGTCTGGCGATTACGCAGGTGGAAGGAGGATCCGTCCCATTCCTCATACCACTGCTCGTAGTAATTGGCGGGGCTGGAGCAGGTCTCGAGGTAGACCGGGGACGGGGTATTGGGATCGTCGCCCGGCTGCGAGTAGCTGGTGAGGCACTTGCCGTTCCGGCCGACGCGCTCCGTCCAAGCACCGTTCGGGTTCTCCAGGTTGTCCTGGGAGTCGTACCAGTCGACCTCGTAGCGGTTCGCGCCGTCGAAGCAGGTCAGCATGCCAGTCTCCGTACCGACAATGTCGCCGGGGGCGGAGGTCAGGCAGCCGCCGGTCGCCTTGTTCCGCCAGGTGACAGTGCTGCCCGAGGCATGGGCGGGGGCGGTGGCCGCGAATACGAGAGCCGGGACGGCCAGGACAACACCCATCTTGGCGAGATGACGCTTAAGCACGGTTGAAGTCCTCCGTGGGAAGGCAACTGGTGTGGGCAGTGAGTCAGCGGTAGTACGGGACATGCGTGCCATGGACGATTTCCTTGCGTTGGTGTCGGATGAGGAGAGGTCAGAACCGCGGGAACAGGGCGCCGACTTCGCCCGATCACTGACCTGATCTGCTGATCACTCTCCCCGGCCTGCGAGGGAAGGTCGATGGCTAGGAGTGCACTCCACCTTGCCGGAGAGTGGACTTACGGCGGTCACCTGCTGCCGCACATGAGGGCCCCATTCGGGCGGGCGCAGGCCTCAGGAGTCTGACCCCTCAGCGAGCCGCGCACACACGCATCCGCGGCCCACGCACATACACGTCGCGCACTCGCTCGGGACCACGCGACGGGGCCGGCACGCGGCTACCGATGTCGGGCCGGATCCGGTACCGGCAGCCCGTCCAGTTATCCTGCCCGACCAGGACGATCACCTAGGAGAACCATGCCCCCGTCGACTTCGCCCGCAGCCCTTGATCGACATCAATTGCAGGAAGAATTGCGCCAGTTGGGGGTGCGAGCGGGGTCCGTGCTCATCGTCCACGCCTCGCTGTCCGCGTTCGGGACCGTGGAGGGCGGGGCCGACACCGTTGTGGGTGCGCTGCTCGACTGCCTCACTCCGTCGGGCACGCTGGCCGTGCCCACGTTCACCCCCGAGGTCAGCGACCCCTATCCCCAGGTGGAGCGGCCCACCACTGACAAGGTGATGGCCGCCCGCGACGAGGTCCCGCTCTTCCATGACGCGCTGCCCTCCTCCATGGGAGCCGTGCCGGCGGCCGTCCTCGCCCACCCCGACCGACTCCGCGGCAGCCATCCCAGGCCTCTGTCGCCGCCATCGGTCCCTCGGCCCACCGCATCACCCACCAACAGCCCCTGGCCTACGCACTCGGACCCGGGTCACCCTTCGACGCCCTTCACGAGCTGGACGCCGACATCCTGCTGCTCGGCGTCGGCCACAACCGCAATTCCTTCCTCCACCACGCCGAGACCCACGTGCCCCACCACCGTCGCAAGCTGCGCCGCTTCCCCTACCTCGTCGACGGGCAGCGCGTATGGGTCGAGGCCCGCGATGTCGGCGATGACAACGGCACGCACTTTCCGCGCGTGGGCGCGGAGTGCGCCGCCACCGGGCAGGTGCGCAGCC
Protein-coding sequences here:
- a CDS encoding RICIN domain-containing protein, translating into MLKRHLAKMGVVLAVPALVFAATAPAHASGSTVTWRNKATGGCLTSAPGDIVGTETGMLTCFDGANRYEVDWYDSQDNLENPNGAWTERVGRNGKCLTSYSQPGDDPNTPSPVYLETCSSPANYYEQWYEEWDGSSFHLRNRQTGRYLDTNSNGDVYALPANNGNYQRWN